From the Halomonas sp. MCCC 1A13316 genome, the window GAATCCCGTGCGCACTTCGAGCAGCTCACCGGGCTGCTCGAAGCCGCCGGCATCGACTACGTGATCAATCCGCGTCTGGTACGCGGCCTCGACTACTACTGCCGCACCGTGTTCGAGTGGACCACCACGGCACTGGGTAGCCAGGGCACGGTGTGTGCCGGCGGCCGCTACGACGGCCTGGTCGAGCAGCTCGGCGGCAAGCCGACGCCGGCGGTGGGCTTCGCCATGGGTATCGAGCGTCTGGTCCTGCTGCTCGAGACCCTGGAGCTGGTCCCCGAGGCTGCCCTGGGCGAGCTGGACCTCTACGTGCTGCCCATGGATGATGGCGCCACCGCCCGCGCCATGCTGCTTGCCGAACGGGTCCGCAGCGAACTGCCCCAGCTGCACGTGCAGCTGCACTGTGGCGGTGGCAGCTTCAAGAGCCGCATCAAGAAGGCCGACCGCAGCGGTGCCCGATTGGCACTGCTGCTGGGCGAGGACGAACTGGCCCAGGGCCGCGCCACGCTGAAATTCCTGCGCGAGGAGCGCGAGCAGCTGAGCCTGGCCCAGGATGCCCTGGCCGAGACCCTCGCCACGCTGATGGACGGCAAGCGCGCCTGACCGAACCGCATTTTGATGTGAAAGGAGACCGCCCGTGGCGGAGCTGAGAACCGAAGAAGAGCAGCTTGAAGCCATCAAGCGCTGGTGGAAGGAAAACGGCACCTCGCTGATCGCCGGTGTGGCCATCGCGATCGCCGGCGTGGTGGGCTGGAATGCCTGGCAGAGCTACCAGGACAACCAGGCGCAGGCGGCCTCGATGCGCTACCAACAGGTGGTCAACCTGGTCGACAGCGAAGAGACCGATGAGGCCCGCGGCCTTATCGCCGAGATTACCGATGACCACGGAGGCACGCTGTATGCCGACCTGGCGCGTCTGATCGACGCCCGCCTCGCCGTGGACGAGGGCGAGCTGGACAAGGCACGAGAGATTCTCGACGGCGTAATCGCCTCCAGCAAGCGCGAGTATGTCCAAGGGCTGGCAAGGCTGCGGCTGGCTCGGCTACAGGTCGCTACCAATGATGCCGAAGCCGCGCTCGATACCCTGGCACGTGACGTCCCGGCCGCCCTGACCGCGCAACAGGCAGACGTGCGTGGTGATGCCCTGCATGCCCTGGGCCGTGACGACGAAGCCCGCCAGGCCTGGCAGGAAGCCCTGGCGGTCGCCGAACAACGAAACCAGCCGATCTATGGCGTCCAGCTGAAGCTCGACGACCTGGGTGCCGAAGAGGCCATGCTATGAAGACGACATACACTCGCCAGTCACGCCTGGCTCGCAAGTCATCCCTGGCCCTGGTGGCCACCCTCGCCCTAGGGCTGCTGGCCGGCTGTGCCAACAAGGCCGAGCCGCGCTACAGCCCCAAGGAGCTGCAGCGCTTCGAGGCCAGCGCCGAGCTCGATACCGATTGGCGCGAGCAGGTCGGCAAGGGGCTCGGCCGCGCCACCTATCCCATCTCGCCGTCGCTTGACAATGGCGTGATCTATGGCGCCGACGAACGCGGTCGGGTCATGGCTATTGATACCCAGAGCGGTGAACGCCGCTGGCAGACTGACCTTGAGGTCGGCGTTTCCAGCGGCCTGACCGCCGTGGCCGGGCAGGTGTATCTCGGCACTCGCAACGGAGAGGTACTGGCGCTGAGCCAATCCAATGGCGACGTGAGCTGGCGCGCACGCGTCTCCAGCGAGGTACTCGCCCCGCCGCAGCCCAACAACGAACTGCTCATCGTGCAGAGCGTCGATGGCACCGTCACGGCGCTGGACCGGCTTACAGGTCGTGAGCGCTGGGTCCACACCACTACCGAACCCGCCCTCACCCTGCGCGGCACAGGCACGCCCACGGTGATCGATCCGGTGACCTTCGCCGGTTTCGCCAACGGCCGCCTGGTCACGCTGGACAACCGCAACGGACAACCGCTGTGGGAGCGGCGCATCGCCGTGCCTCGCGGGCGCAGCGAGATCGATCGCATGGTCGACCTGGGTGGCCAGCCGGTGCTGACGCCTGACGGCCGGCTGTTCGTGACCAGTTACAACGGCCGCCTGGTGGCTCTGGAAGCGCCCAGTGGCGAAGTCCTGTGGGAGCGCGAACACTCCAGCTTCCAGACCCCGGTGCTGGTGGGCGACCGCCTGTTCACCGTCAACGAAGCCAGCCATCTGATTGCCTTCGATGCGCGCAGCGGCGAGGAGCTGTGGCGTAACCGCGATCTCGAGGGTCGCTGGCTGACCTCGCCCGCCTTCGCCGACGGCAACATCGTAGTGGGCGATTTCGAGGGCTATCTGCATCTGGTCGACGTACAGGACGGCAGCTTCACCGCGCGGACGAAAGTCGACGGTTCCGGTATCAGCCTTCGCCCGATCACCGATTCCCGCCGCATCTACGTGCTGGCCAACGATGGCCGTCTCGAGGCCCTGGAAATCAATCGATGACACCCGTGATTGCCTTGGTCGGCCGCCCCAACGTGGGCAAGTCGACCCTCTTCAACCGTCTGACCCGCTCGCGCGACGCTCTGGTGGCGGACTTCCCCGGGCTCACCCGCGACCGCAAGTACGGTAACGGCATGCTCGGCGACAAGGCCTACACGGTGATCGATACCGGCGGCATCAGCGGCGACGAGGAGGGCATCGATGCCGCCATGGCCGAGCAGTCGCTGGCGGCCATCGACGAGGCCGACATCGTGCTGTTCATGGTCGACGCCAGGGC encodes:
- the bamB gene encoding outer membrane protein assembly factor BamB, with product MKTTYTRQSRLARKSSLALVATLALGLLAGCANKAEPRYSPKELQRFEASAELDTDWREQVGKGLGRATYPISPSLDNGVIYGADERGRVMAIDTQSGERRWQTDLEVGVSSGLTAVAGQVYLGTRNGEVLALSQSNGDVSWRARVSSEVLAPPQPNNELLIVQSVDGTVTALDRLTGRERWVHTTTEPALTLRGTGTPTVIDPVTFAGFANGRLVTLDNRNGQPLWERRIAVPRGRSEIDRMVDLGGQPVLTPDGRLFVTSYNGRLVALEAPSGEVLWEREHSSFQTPVLVGDRLFTVNEASHLIAFDARSGEELWRNRDLEGRWLTSPAFADGNIVVGDFEGYLHLVDVQDGSFTARTKVDGSGISLRPITDSRRIYVLANDGRLEALEINR
- a CDS encoding YfgM family protein — its product is MAELRTEEEQLEAIKRWWKENGTSLIAGVAIAIAGVVGWNAWQSYQDNQAQAASMRYQQVVNLVDSEETDEARGLIAEITDDHGGTLYADLARLIDARLAVDEGELDKAREILDGVIASSKREYVQGLARLRLARLQVATNDAEAALDTLARDVPAALTAQQADVRGDALHALGRDDEARQAWQEALAVAEQRNQPIYGVQLKLDDLGAEEAML